The Castor canadensis chromosome X, mCasCan1.hap1v2, whole genome shotgun sequence genome includes a region encoding these proteins:
- the Pja1 gene encoding E3 ubiquitin-protein ligase Praja-1 isoform X2, with translation MHRSAPSQTTKRSRSPFSTTRRSWDDRESSGSCLSVDNEDYSRYPPREYRAAGSRRGMAYGHIDSFGADDSEEEGAGPGERLPMRGKTGKFKDDKLCESEKGARSLVGASGPFSYNQDVREELDKLEPAPATRYSANRAEFLNRNGAASQMSSAEDTVATKGDSLERERQEQNLPVHTSRAPVSICSGGENTPKSTEEPVVRPKIRNLTTPNCMKPKIFFDTDDDDDVPPSTSRWRGAANSDGLARRGRGEGSSRYAEPQYPEDKREARNNQVKPEKVPRRRRTMANPDFWTYGDDYYKYCDEDSDSDKEWISALRRKYRSREQTLSSSGDSWETLPGKEEREAQPARVSVSTPGTSPGSVAGACAIAGATAGASAGASAGVNSKGSSYLEEGQGPSLLEEERASPEEGEIPWLRYNGNESSSEGDNDSSHGVIQPGVFLLDGNNNLEDDSSVSEDLEVDWSLFDGFADGLGVAEAISYVDPQFLTYMALEERLAQAMETALAHLESLAVDVEVANPPASKESVDALPEILVTEDHGAVGQEMCCPICCSEYVKGEVATELPCHHYFHKPCVSIWLQKSGTCPVCRCMFPPPL, from the coding sequence ATGCACAGATCAGCCCCCAGTCAAACCACCAAGAGGAGCCGATCACCATTTTCTACCACTCGTCGTAGTTGGGACGACAGGGAGAGCTCGGGAAGCTGCCTGAGTGTTGATAATGAGGACTACTCCAGGTATCCGCCAAGAGAGTACAGGGCTGCAGGTAGCAGAAGAGGAATGGCTTATGGACATATTGACTCTTTTGGGGCAGATGATAGTGAGGAGGAGGGGGCTGGGCCTGGTGAGCGACTGCCAATGAGAGGGAAAACTGGCAAGTTTAAGGATGATAAGCTGTGTGAGTCAGAGAAGGGGGCAAGGTCTCTGGTAGGGGCATCTGGCCCCTTTAGTTATAACCAAGATGTGAGGGAGGAGCTTGACAAGTTAGAGCCAGCTCCTGCCACCAGGTACTCTGCTAACAGAGCCGAGTTCCTGAATCGAAATGGTGCGGCCTCTCAGATGTCTTCTGCTGAAGACACGGTGGCTACAAAAGGTGACAGCTtggagagggagaggcaggagcaGAATTTACCAGTGCATACCAGTAGGGCTCCTGTGAGTATTTGTAGTGGTGGGGAAAATACCCCAAAGAGTACAGAGGAACCGGTGGTGAGGCCGAAAATTCGAAATCTGACAACTCCCAACTGCAtgaaaccaaaaatattttttgatactgatgatgatgatgatgtgcCACCCAGTACTTCCAGGTGGAGGGGTGCTGCCAATTCCGATGGCCTAGCCAGAAGAGGCAGAGGCGAGGGTTCAAGTCGCTATGCTGAGCCGCAGTACCCTGAAGACAAGAGGGAAGCCAGGAACAACCAAGTGAAACCAGAGAAGGTGCCGAGACGGCGGCGAACCATGGCCAACCCTGACTTCTGGACATACGGTGACGATTACTACAAATACTGTGATGAAGACTCTGACAGTGACAAAGAGTGGATCTCCGCTCTGCGCCGAAAGTATCGAAGTCGAGAGCAAACCCTGTCCTCCAGTGGGGACAGCTGGGAGACTCTGCCAGGAAAGGAAGAGCGGGAGGCTCAGCCAGCTAGAGTGAGCGTGAGCACCCCTGGCACCAGCCCTGGCTCCGTGGCAGGAGCCTGTGCCATTGCTGGTGCCACTGCTGGCGCCAGTGCCGGTGCCAGTGCTGGGGTCAACAGCAAGGGCAGTAGCTATCTTGAGGAAGGTCAAGGACCATCTCTTCTGGAAGAGGAGCGGGCATCCCCTGAAGAAGGCGAGATTCCTTGGCTCAGGTACAATGGGAACGAGAGCAGCAGTGAGGGGGATAACGACTCCAGTCATGGTGTGATACAGCCCGGGGTGTTCTTGCTGGATGGGAACAACAACCTCGAAGACGACTCCAGTGTGAGCGAAGATCTAGAAGTGGATTGGAGCCTCTTTGATGGCTTTGCGGATGGGTTAGGAGTGGCTGAAGCCATCTCCTATGTGGATCCTCAGTTCCTCACCTACATGGCTCTGGAAGAGCGCCTGGCCCAGGCCATGGAGACTGCCCTTGCACACTTGGAGTCTCTTGCAGTTGATGTGGAGGTGGCTAACCCACCAGCGAGCAAGGAGAGCGTCGATGCTCTTCCAGAGATCCTAGTCACAGAAGATCATGGCGCAGTGGGCCAGGAAATGTGCTGCCCAATCTGCTGCAGTGAATATGTGAAGGGAGAGGTGGCAACCGAGCTGCCATGCCACCACTATTTTCACAAGCCATGCGTGTCCATCTGGCTTCAGAAGTCCGGCACCTGCCCCGTGTGCCGCTGCATGTTCCCTCCCCCACTCTAA
- the Pja1 gene encoding E3 ubiquitin-protein ligase Praja-1 isoform X3 — protein MGQESSKPVWPKPAGGYQSNTGRRYGRRHAYVSFRPSTSEQERIASQTKTTSEVPMHRSAPSQTTKRSRSPFSTTRRSWDDRESSGSCLSVDNEDYSSTSRWRGAANSDGLARRGRGEGSSRYAEPQYPEDKREARNNQVKPEKVPRRRRTMANPDFWTYGDDYYKYCDEDSDSDKEWISALRRKYRSREQTLSSSGDSWETLPGKEEREAQPARVSVSTPGTSPGSVAGACAIAGATAGASAGASAGVNSKGSSYLEEGQGPSLLEEERASPEEGEIPWLRYNGNESSSEGDNDSSHGVIQPGVFLLDGNNNLEDDSSVSEDLEVDWSLFDGFADGLGVAEAISYVDPQFLTYMALEERLAQAMETALAHLESLAVDVEVANPPASKESVDALPEILVTEDHGAVGQEMCCPICCSEYVKGEVATELPCHHYFHKPCVSIWLQKSGTCPVCRCMFPPPL, from the exons ATGGGTCAGGAGTCTAGCAAGCCTGTATGGCCCAAGCCAGCAGGAGGGTATCAGTCCAATACAGGCAGGAGGTATGGAAGAAGGCATGCTTATGTCAGTTTCAGGCCATCGACGAGTGAGCAGGAAAGGATTGCCAGCCAGACAAAGACGACATCCGAAGTCCCAATGCACAGATCAGCCCCCAGTCAAACCACCAAGAGGAGCCGATCACCATTTTCTACCACTCGTCGTAGTTGGGACGACAGGGAGAGCTCGGGAAGCTGCCTGAGTGTTGATAATGAGGACTACTCCAG TACTTCCAGGTGGAGGGGTGCTGCCAATTCCGATGGCCTAGCCAGAAGAGGCAGAGGCGAGGGTTCAAGTCGCTATGCTGAGCCGCAGTACCCTGAAGACAAGAGGGAAGCCAGGAACAACCAAGTGAAACCAGAGAAGGTGCCGAGACGGCGGCGAACCATGGCCAACCCTGACTTCTGGACATACGGTGACGATTACTACAAATACTGTGATGAAGACTCTGACAGTGACAAAGAGTGGATCTCCGCTCTGCGCCGAAAGTATCGAAGTCGAGAGCAAACCCTGTCCTCCAGTGGGGACAGCTGGGAGACTCTGCCAGGAAAGGAAGAGCGGGAGGCTCAGCCAGCTAGAGTGAGCGTGAGCACCCCTGGCACCAGCCCTGGCTCCGTGGCAGGAGCCTGTGCCATTGCTGGTGCCACTGCTGGCGCCAGTGCCGGTGCCAGTGCTGGGGTCAACAGCAAGGGCAGTAGCTATCTTGAGGAAGGTCAAGGACCATCTCTTCTGGAAGAGGAGCGGGCATCCCCTGAAGAAGGCGAGATTCCTTGGCTCAGGTACAATGGGAACGAGAGCAGCAGTGAGGGGGATAACGACTCCAGTCATGGTGTGATACAGCCCGGGGTGTTCTTGCTGGATGGGAACAACAACCTCGAAGACGACTCCAGTGTGAGCGAAGATCTAGAAGTGGATTGGAGCCTCTTTGATGGCTTTGCGGATGGGTTAGGAGTGGCTGAAGCCATCTCCTATGTGGATCCTCAGTTCCTCACCTACATGGCTCTGGAAGAGCGCCTGGCCCAGGCCATGGAGACTGCCCTTGCACACTTGGAGTCTCTTGCAGTTGATGTGGAGGTGGCTAACCCACCAGCGAGCAAGGAGAGCGTCGATGCTCTTCCAGAGATCCTAGTCACAGAAGATCATGGCGCAGTGGGCCAGGAAATGTGCTGCCCAATCTGCTGCAGTGAATATGTGAAGGGAGAGGTGGCAACCGAGCTGCCATGCCACCACTATTTTCACAAGCCATGCGTGTCCATCTGGCTTCAGAAGTCCGGCACCTGCCCCGTGTGCCGCTGCATGTTCCCTCCCCCACTCTAA
- the Pja1 gene encoding E3 ubiquitin-protein ligase Praja-1 isoform X1, with translation MGQESSKPVWPKPAGGYQSNTGRRYGRRHAYVSFRPSTSEQERIASQTKTTSEVPMHRSAPSQTTKRSRSPFSTTRRSWDDRESSGSCLSVDNEDYSRYPPREYRAAGSRRGMAYGHIDSFGADDSEEEGAGPGERLPMRGKTGKFKDDKLCESEKGARSLVGASGPFSYNQDVREELDKLEPAPATRYSANRAEFLNRNGAASQMSSAEDTVATKGDSLERERQEQNLPVHTSRAPVSICSGGENTPKSTEEPVVRPKIRNLTTPNCMKPKIFFDTDDDDDVPPSTSRWRGAANSDGLARRGRGEGSSRYAEPQYPEDKREARNNQVKPEKVPRRRRTMANPDFWTYGDDYYKYCDEDSDSDKEWISALRRKYRSREQTLSSSGDSWETLPGKEEREAQPARVSVSTPGTSPGSVAGACAIAGATAGASAGASAGVNSKGSSYLEEGQGPSLLEEERASPEEGEIPWLRYNGNESSSEGDNDSSHGVIQPGVFLLDGNNNLEDDSSVSEDLEVDWSLFDGFADGLGVAEAISYVDPQFLTYMALEERLAQAMETALAHLESLAVDVEVANPPASKESVDALPEILVTEDHGAVGQEMCCPICCSEYVKGEVATELPCHHYFHKPCVSIWLQKSGTCPVCRCMFPPPL, from the coding sequence ATGGGTCAGGAGTCTAGCAAGCCTGTATGGCCCAAGCCAGCAGGAGGGTATCAGTCCAATACAGGCAGGAGGTATGGAAGAAGGCATGCTTATGTCAGTTTCAGGCCATCGACGAGTGAGCAGGAAAGGATTGCCAGCCAGACAAAGACGACATCCGAAGTCCCAATGCACAGATCAGCCCCCAGTCAAACCACCAAGAGGAGCCGATCACCATTTTCTACCACTCGTCGTAGTTGGGACGACAGGGAGAGCTCGGGAAGCTGCCTGAGTGTTGATAATGAGGACTACTCCAGGTATCCGCCAAGAGAGTACAGGGCTGCAGGTAGCAGAAGAGGAATGGCTTATGGACATATTGACTCTTTTGGGGCAGATGATAGTGAGGAGGAGGGGGCTGGGCCTGGTGAGCGACTGCCAATGAGAGGGAAAACTGGCAAGTTTAAGGATGATAAGCTGTGTGAGTCAGAGAAGGGGGCAAGGTCTCTGGTAGGGGCATCTGGCCCCTTTAGTTATAACCAAGATGTGAGGGAGGAGCTTGACAAGTTAGAGCCAGCTCCTGCCACCAGGTACTCTGCTAACAGAGCCGAGTTCCTGAATCGAAATGGTGCGGCCTCTCAGATGTCTTCTGCTGAAGACACGGTGGCTACAAAAGGTGACAGCTtggagagggagaggcaggagcaGAATTTACCAGTGCATACCAGTAGGGCTCCTGTGAGTATTTGTAGTGGTGGGGAAAATACCCCAAAGAGTACAGAGGAACCGGTGGTGAGGCCGAAAATTCGAAATCTGACAACTCCCAACTGCAtgaaaccaaaaatattttttgatactgatgatgatgatgatgtgcCACCCAGTACTTCCAGGTGGAGGGGTGCTGCCAATTCCGATGGCCTAGCCAGAAGAGGCAGAGGCGAGGGTTCAAGTCGCTATGCTGAGCCGCAGTACCCTGAAGACAAGAGGGAAGCCAGGAACAACCAAGTGAAACCAGAGAAGGTGCCGAGACGGCGGCGAACCATGGCCAACCCTGACTTCTGGACATACGGTGACGATTACTACAAATACTGTGATGAAGACTCTGACAGTGACAAAGAGTGGATCTCCGCTCTGCGCCGAAAGTATCGAAGTCGAGAGCAAACCCTGTCCTCCAGTGGGGACAGCTGGGAGACTCTGCCAGGAAAGGAAGAGCGGGAGGCTCAGCCAGCTAGAGTGAGCGTGAGCACCCCTGGCACCAGCCCTGGCTCCGTGGCAGGAGCCTGTGCCATTGCTGGTGCCACTGCTGGCGCCAGTGCCGGTGCCAGTGCTGGGGTCAACAGCAAGGGCAGTAGCTATCTTGAGGAAGGTCAAGGACCATCTCTTCTGGAAGAGGAGCGGGCATCCCCTGAAGAAGGCGAGATTCCTTGGCTCAGGTACAATGGGAACGAGAGCAGCAGTGAGGGGGATAACGACTCCAGTCATGGTGTGATACAGCCCGGGGTGTTCTTGCTGGATGGGAACAACAACCTCGAAGACGACTCCAGTGTGAGCGAAGATCTAGAAGTGGATTGGAGCCTCTTTGATGGCTTTGCGGATGGGTTAGGAGTGGCTGAAGCCATCTCCTATGTGGATCCTCAGTTCCTCACCTACATGGCTCTGGAAGAGCGCCTGGCCCAGGCCATGGAGACTGCCCTTGCACACTTGGAGTCTCTTGCAGTTGATGTGGAGGTGGCTAACCCACCAGCGAGCAAGGAGAGCGTCGATGCTCTTCCAGAGATCCTAGTCACAGAAGATCATGGCGCAGTGGGCCAGGAAATGTGCTGCCCAATCTGCTGCAGTGAATATGTGAAGGGAGAGGTGGCAACCGAGCTGCCATGCCACCACTATTTTCACAAGCCATGCGTGTCCATCTGGCTTCAGAAGTCCGGCACCTGCCCCGTGTGCCGCTGCATGTTCCCTCCCCCACTCTAA